One genomic window of Halogeometricum sp. S3BR5-2 includes the following:
- a CDS encoding 50S ribosomal protein L24e, giving the protein MVETRTCDYTGEEIEPGTGTMYVRNDGTILHFKDSKAEKNYFLGREARDLEWTAEGQAASGPAGGDEQ; this is encoded by the coding sequence ATGGTAGAGACGCGAACCTGCGATTACACGGGTGAAGAGATCGAGCCCGGAACGGGCACGATGTACGTTCGGAACGACGGCACCATCCTCCACTTCAAGGACTCGAAGGCCGAGAAGAACTACTTCCTCGGCCGCGAGGCGCGCGACCTGGAGTGGACCGCCGAAGGACAGGCCGCCAGCGGTCCCGCCGGAGGCGACGAGCAGTGA
- the tmcA gene encoding tRNA(Met) cytidine acetyltransferase TmcA has product MDIAALARTLRSAARRTDQRRLLVLAGPRDAGLDAAFDAVAGAEAPDDEVTFVTAREGFRFERVRPKRAGNLLGTTRTVVVCDAHEEFSANVVGRLAGVVDGGGLFVLLTPPLDEWPETDGSFEGSLAVPPFSRADVGGRFRARLAETLRTHPGVAIADLESGTVERDGSDDDGGPGVGDDSARADRRPAPPRNHRFPRAAYEACLTTDQSRALSTLERLRDPGEAVVVEADRGRGKSSAAGLAAGSLAAAGRDVLVTAPGYANAREAFVRSAALLDEIGSLDAHDEAAHVVRAVDGGRVRFADPPTAATLPEDPDVVLVDEAAALPVRLLSSFLDAPSVGFFTTVHGYEGAGRGFSVRFRDRLSESDLSATDVRMDDPIRYARGDPVESWSFRALLLDARPAVDPLVADATPESTEYRACSKDELADDDHLLHEAFGLLVLAHYRTEPDDLARLLDAPNLSVRALTHEGHVVSVALLAREGGLDADTRRSMYEGERVRGNMLPDVFTSQLRDEEAAVPVGYRVVRIATHHAARSSGLGSKLLAEIRAEVQEGEETVDYLGVGYGATPELLSFWRENGYSAVHLSTTRNDTSGEYSALMLDPLTDAGTDLRDRHAGWFLGRLSGVLADPLRDADPDVVRAAVRACGAVPPVDLSDREWRVVVGASFGPGMYTTAPDAFRKLALRALNDDDPPCTEREERLLVRKVLQGHPWPTVADELGHHSPRNAMKALGDAYASVVERYGADADAVASERRRFEG; this is encoded by the coding sequence ATGGACATCGCGGCTCTCGCCCGGACTCTTCGGTCGGCGGCGCGACGGACGGACCAGCGCCGACTCCTCGTCCTCGCCGGCCCCCGCGACGCCGGCCTCGACGCCGCCTTCGACGCGGTGGCCGGCGCCGAGGCGCCGGACGACGAGGTGACGTTCGTCACCGCCCGCGAGGGGTTTCGATTCGAGCGCGTCCGACCGAAACGCGCCGGAAACCTCCTCGGCACCACCAGAACGGTCGTCGTCTGCGACGCCCACGAGGAGTTCTCGGCGAACGTCGTCGGCCGCCTCGCGGGCGTCGTCGACGGCGGCGGCCTGTTCGTCCTCCTGACGCCGCCCTTGGACGAGTGGCCCGAGACCGACGGCTCCTTCGAGGGGTCGCTGGCCGTTCCGCCGTTCTCCCGCGCCGACGTGGGCGGGCGCTTCCGCGCCCGACTCGCCGAGACGCTCCGGACGCACCCCGGCGTCGCGATAGCCGACCTCGAATCGGGAACGGTCGAACGCGACGGCTCGGACGACGACGGCGGGCCGGGGGTCGGCGACGACTCCGCGCGCGCCGACCGCCGGCCCGCCCCGCCGCGGAACCACCGGTTCCCCCGCGCCGCCTACGAGGCGTGCCTGACGACCGACCAGTCGCGCGCGCTCTCGACGCTCGAACGCCTCCGCGACCCCGGCGAAGCGGTCGTCGTCGAGGCTGACAGAGGGAGAGGAAAGTCGAGCGCCGCCGGCCTCGCCGCGGGCAGTCTCGCCGCCGCGGGGCGGGACGTGCTGGTGACCGCCCCCGGCTACGCCAACGCGCGCGAGGCGTTCGTCCGGTCCGCGGCGCTCTTGGACGAGATAGGGTCGCTCGACGCGCACGACGAGGCGGCGCACGTCGTCCGCGCCGTCGACGGCGGCCGCGTCCGCTTCGCGGACCCGCCGACGGCCGCGACGCTCCCCGAGGACCCCGACGTCGTCCTCGTCGACGAGGCGGCGGCGCTCCCGGTCCGTCTCCTCTCGTCCTTCCTCGACGCGCCGTCCGTCGGCTTCTTCACCACCGTCCACGGCTACGAAGGGGCGGGGCGGGGGTTCTCCGTGCGCTTCCGGGACCGCCTTTCCGAGAGCGACCTGTCGGCGACGGACGTGCGGATGGACGACCCCATCCGCTACGCCCGCGGCGACCCCGTCGAGTCGTGGTCGTTCCGCGCCCTCCTGCTGGACGCCCGGCCCGCCGTCGACCCCCTCGTCGCCGACGCGACGCCCGAATCGACCGAGTACCGCGCGTGCTCGAAGGACGAACTCGCGGACGACGACCATCTCCTGCACGAGGCGTTCGGCCTCCTCGTCCTCGCGCACTACCGGACCGAACCGGACGACCTGGCCCGCCTCCTCGACGCGCCGAACCTCTCCGTGCGGGCGCTGACCCACGAGGGCCACGTCGTCAGCGTCGCCCTCCTCGCACGCGAGGGGGGCCTCGACGCCGACACCCGCCGGTCGATGTACGAGGGCGAGCGAGTGCGAGGCAACATGCTGCCGGACGTGTTCACGAGCCAACTGCGCGACGAGGAGGCCGCCGTGCCCGTCGGCTACCGCGTCGTCCGCATCGCCACGCACCACGCCGCCCGCTCTTCGGGTCTCGGCTCGAAACTGCTCGCCGAGATTCGCGCGGAGGTGCAGGAGGGCGAAGAGACCGTGGACTACCTCGGCGTCGGCTACGGCGCGACGCCCGAACTCCTCTCCTTCTGGCGCGAGAACGGTTACTCGGCGGTCCACCTCTCGACGACCCGCAACGACACCAGCGGGGAGTACTCCGCGCTGATGCTCGACCCACTCACCGACGCCGGAACGGACCTGCGCGACAGGCACGCCGGGTGGTTCCTCGGCCGCCTCTCGGGCGTTCTCGCGGACCCCCTGCGCGACGCCGACCCGGACGTGGTCCGGGCGGCGGTGCGGGCCTGCGGCGCCGTCCCGCCGGTCGACCTGTCGGACCGCGAGTGGCGCGTCGTCGTCGGCGCGTCGTTCGGACCGGGGATGTACACCACCGCGCCCGACGCGTTCAGGAAACTCGCCCTCCGCGCCCTGAACGACGACGACCCGCCCTGTACCGAGCGAGAAGAGCGACTGCTCGTGCGGAAGGTATTGCAGGGTCACCCGTGGCCGACAGTGGCGGACGAACTCGGCCACCACTCGCCGCGGAACGCGATGAAGGCGCTCGGAGACGCCTACGCCTCGGTCGTCGAGCGATACGGCGCGGACGCCGACGCGGTCGCTTCGGAGCGGCGGCGGTTCGAGGGGTAG
- a CDS encoding 5-methyltetrahydropteroyltriglutamate--homocysteine methyltransferase: MTELVATSPGLFPLPDWAKSDLSDLKGHQKDDLISGDESDAIVGVYEEAREEVVSDQLDAGLDRVVEGQLRWDDMLAHPLTVHDNVETGGIVRYYDNNNFYRDPRVVGELDFSGDVAAELEAAADLAGETPLQAVLPGPYSLAELASDEHYGDDAEFLSAVGDFLAGEVEAFPEHETLFLLDPSLVTDAPDEDLAELVPEAIDAVAGATDADVVVHTYWGAIDEKTYAHLMDADVEAIGLDFVAGGREETLYNLNEYGAKDDVALGLADGQNTLVEDPETVRERVDWVNGQIQASEFDTAYVTTNTEPFYLPVNKHKEKLAALAAAADLESEVEA; encoded by the coding sequence ATGACCGAACTGGTAGCGACCTCGCCCGGGCTCTTTCCCCTCCCGGACTGGGCGAAGTCGGACCTCTCAGACCTCAAAGGGCACCAGAAGGACGACCTCATCTCCGGCGACGAGTCGGACGCCATCGTCGGCGTCTACGAGGAGGCGCGCGAGGAAGTCGTCTCGGACCAACTCGACGCGGGCCTCGACCGGGTGGTCGAGGGCCAACTCCGCTGGGACGACATGCTCGCACACCCCCTGACCGTCCACGACAACGTCGAAACGGGTGGCATCGTCCGCTACTACGACAACAACAACTTCTACCGCGACCCGCGCGTCGTCGGCGAACTCGACTTCTCCGGCGACGTGGCCGCGGAACTGGAGGCGGCCGCGGACCTCGCGGGCGAGACGCCGCTTCAGGCCGTCCTCCCCGGCCCGTACTCGCTGGCCGAACTCGCCAGCGACGAGCACTACGGCGACGACGCCGAGTTCCTCTCGGCCGTCGGCGACTTCCTCGCCGGCGAGGTGGAGGCGTTCCCGGAACACGAGACGCTGTTCCTCCTCGACCCCTCCCTCGTGACGGACGCGCCCGACGAGGACCTCGCGGAACTCGTCCCCGAGGCCATCGACGCCGTCGCCGGCGCGACTGACGCCGACGTGGTCGTCCACACCTACTGGGGCGCCATCGACGAGAAGACGTACGCGCACCTGATGGACGCCGACGTCGAGGCTATCGGCCTCGACTTCGTCGCCGGGGGAAGGGAAGAGACGCTGTACAACCTCAACGAGTACGGTGCGAAAGACGACGTTGCCCTCGGCCTCGCCGACGGTCAGAACACCCTCGTCGAAGACCCCGAGACCGTCCGCGAACGCGTCGACTGGGTGAACGGCCAGATTCAGGCCTCGGAGTTCGACACCGCCTACGTGACGACCAACACCGAACCGTTCTACCTGCCCGTGAACAAGCACAAGGAGAAACTCGCCGCGTTGGCGGCGGCCGCCGACCTCGAATCGGAGGTGGAGGCGTAA
- the rpl7ae gene encoding 50S ribosomal protein L7Ae has protein sequence MAVYVEFDVPADLAEDALEALEVARDTGTVKKGTNETTKSVERGNAELVLVAEDVSPEEIVMHLPELAEEKGIPYIFIETQDEVGHAAGLEVGSAAAAIVDAGEAQEQVEDIAAKVEELQ, from the coding sequence ATGGCAGTATACGTAGAATTCGACGTCCCAGCCGACCTCGCAGAGGACGCCCTCGAGGCGCTCGAGGTCGCACGAGACACAGGCACGGTAAAGAAAGGTACGAACGAGACGACCAAGTCCGTCGAGCGCGGCAACGCCGAACTCGTCCTCGTCGCCGAGGACGTCTCGCCGGAAGAGATCGTGATGCACCTCCCCGAACTCGCAGAGGAGAAGGGCATCCCGTACATCTTCATCGAGACGCAGGACGAAGTCGGCCACGCGGCCGGTCTCGAAGTCGGCTCCGCCGCCGCCGCCATCGTCGACGCGGGCGAGGCACAGGAGCAGGTCGAAGACATCGCCGCGAAGGTCGAGGAACTTCAGTAA
- a CDS encoding 30S ribosomal protein S28e translates to MSAEETASDSTSAEVIEIVGKTGMHGEAMQVKCRIREGSNQGRIITRNVLGPVREGDVLQLRETQRDADSIGGQ, encoded by the coding sequence ATGAGCGCAGAAGAGACCGCCAGCGACTCGACTTCGGCTGAAGTCATCGAGATCGTTGGCAAGACCGGGATGCACGGCGAGGCCATGCAGGTCAAGTGCCGCATCCGAGAGGGGTCGAACCAGGGCCGCATCATCACGCGGAACGTGCTGGGCCCCGTCCGCGAGGGCGACGTCCTCCAGTTGCGCGAGACCCAGCGCGACGCGGACTCCATCGGAGGTCAGTAA
- the ndk gene encoding nucleoside-diphosphate kinase, translating into MSHHDERTFVMVKPDGVQRGLVGDIVSRFEERGLKLVAGKFMQIDRDLAEEHYGEHEDKPFFDDLVGFITSGPVFAMVWQGADATRQVRSMVGETDPAESAPGTIRGDYGLDLGRNVIHASDHEDEGSNEREIDLFFDDDELVDYDRVDETWLYEEEDH; encoded by the coding sequence GTGAGCCACCACGACGAGCGCACGTTCGTGATGGTCAAGCCCGACGGCGTCCAGCGCGGACTCGTGGGCGACATCGTCTCCCGCTTCGAGGAGCGCGGCCTCAAACTGGTCGCCGGCAAGTTCATGCAGATAGACCGGGACCTCGCCGAGGAGCACTACGGCGAACACGAGGACAAGCCGTTCTTCGACGACCTCGTCGGCTTCATCACGTCCGGCCCCGTCTTCGCGATGGTCTGGCAGGGCGCCGACGCGACCCGACAGGTCCGTTCGATGGTCGGCGAGACCGACCCCGCCGAGTCCGCGCCGGGTACCATCCGCGGCGACTACGGACTCGACCTCGGCCGCAACGTCATCCACGCCTCGGACCACGAGGACGAGGGCTCGAACGAACGCGAAATCGACCTCTTCTTCGACGACGACGAACTCGTCGACTACGACCGCGTCGACGAGACGTGGCTGTACGAAGAAGAGGACCACTGA
- a CDS encoding GNAT family N-acetyltransferase translates to MDVTKSLAFDHADRKDIYDYIESHGIVREDDVRRALNFEPGALGAHLSVLRREGYIRKVDDKVQVAYEKDDAEVFETDDGEGFTIRTAQQVDLEALVEAIREVAEEGTYIEAETVGDMIDHEEVVLRHNDARSRMVFVATVDDELAGWCHLDLPETAKLRHTAVLTVGLRPEFRGRGMGSRLLERGVEWARERGFEKLYNSVPATNEDAIAFLESHGWGTEAVRADHYKIGDDYVDEMMMAVRIR, encoded by the coding sequence ATGGACGTAACGAAGTCGCTCGCGTTCGACCACGCGGACCGCAAAGACATCTACGACTACATCGAGAGCCACGGCATCGTCCGCGAGGACGACGTCCGCCGCGCGCTCAACTTCGAACCCGGCGCGCTCGGCGCGCACCTGAGCGTCCTGCGACGGGAGGGGTATATCCGGAAAGTCGACGACAAGGTGCAGGTGGCCTACGAGAAGGACGACGCGGAGGTGTTCGAGACGGACGACGGCGAGGGGTTCACCATCCGGACGGCCCAGCAGGTGGACTTGGAGGCCCTCGTCGAGGCGATTCGCGAGGTGGCCGAGGAGGGGACGTACATCGAGGCGGAGACGGTGGGAGACATGATAGACCACGAGGAGGTCGTCCTCCGGCACAACGACGCGCGCTCGCGGATGGTGTTCGTCGCCACCGTCGACGACGAACTCGCCGGGTGGTGTCACCTCGACCTGCCGGAGACGGCGAAACTCCGTCACACGGCCGTCCTCACCGTCGGTCTCCGACCGGAGTTCCGCGGGCGCGGGATGGGGAGTCGCCTCCTCGAACGCGGCGTCGAGTGGGCGCGCGAACGCGGGTTCGAGAAGCTGTACAACTCCGTCCCGGCGACGAACGAGGACGCCATCGCCTTCCTGGAGAGTCACGGCTGGGGCACCGAGGCCGTCCGCGCGGATCACTACAAAATCGGCGACGACTACGTCGACGAGATGATGATGGCGGTCCGCATCCGCTGA
- a CDS encoding HemK2/MTQ2 family protein methyltransferase, producing METNVYQPAEDSALLAEAVVDRASGRFLEVGTGSGWVAERAAREADVTEVVASDVNPHACESARERGERSADEGHLAIEAVRANLVDPFADDAFDTVAFNPPYLPTDPDNEWDDWMEQALSGGETGRKFLDPFVDSVGRVLADGGRVLLLVSSLTGYDEVVARVEARGFAHETVVQESYPFEVLSVLELK from the coding sequence ATGGAGACGAACGTCTACCAACCCGCCGAGGACTCCGCGCTCCTCGCGGAGGCCGTCGTCGACCGCGCGAGCGGCCGGTTCCTCGAAGTCGGCACCGGGTCGGGGTGGGTCGCCGAACGGGCCGCCCGAGAGGCGGACGTGACGGAAGTGGTCGCCAGCGACGTCAACCCGCACGCCTGCGAGAGCGCCCGCGAACGCGGCGAACGCTCGGCGGACGAGGGCCACCTCGCTATCGAGGCGGTGCGCGCGAACCTCGTGGACCCCTTCGCCGACGACGCGTTCGACACGGTGGCGTTCAACCCGCCCTACTTGCCCACGGACCCCGACAACGAGTGGGACGACTGGATGGAGCAGGCGCTCTCGGGCGGCGAGACCGGTCGAAAGTTCCTCGACCCGTTCGTCGACAGCGTGGGGCGCGTGCTCGCCGACGGCGGGCGCGTCCTCCTCCTCGTCAGTTCGCTCACCGGGTACGACGAAGTCGTCGCGCGCGTCGAGGCGCGGGGGTTCGCCCACGAGACGGTGGTGCAGGAGTCCTACCCGTTCGAGGTGCTGTCGGTGCTCGAACTGAAATAA
- a CDS encoding dCTP deaminase — translation MTDSVADRLEGIVHADTQVTVRGVDLTAAEISVVEEPGRIDFGGGELTAAESSPVETGKRNAEDDYGWWNLTEGTYLLSYNETLTDGDPLVLQPRTELRERGGSHPTLFTDSLGTVPLSVPSGGLRLKENARVSTLLEPP, via the coding sequence ATGACCGATTCGGTCGCCGACCGACTCGAGGGTATCGTCCACGCGGACACGCAGGTCACGGTGCGCGGCGTCGACCTCACCGCCGCGGAGATTTCGGTCGTGGAGGAACCCGGTCGCATCGACTTCGGCGGCGGCGAACTGACCGCCGCCGAGTCCTCGCCGGTGGAGACGGGGAAGCGGAACGCCGAGGACGACTACGGCTGGTGGAATCTGACAGAAGGAACGTACCTGCTCTCGTACAACGAGACGCTGACGGACGGTGACCCCCTCGTCCTCCAACCGCGGACGGAACTGCGCGAACGCGGCGGCTCGCACCCGACGCTGTTCACCGACTCGCTCGGGACGGTCCCGCTGTCGGTCCCGAGCGGCGGCCTCCGACTAAAGGAGAACGCGCGCGTGTCGACGCTGCTCGAACCGCCCTGA
- a CDS encoding methionine synthase, translating to MSRNAENREQFRPNGLETDHFLLTTVVGSYPKPKWLNRSKELAADEESKFDDDDLEEAYDDAARVITHEHENAGLDTVVDGEMRREEMVEYFAHRIPGYEFNGPVKVWGHNYFDKPSVASEVEYDEPWLVDEFEFTSNVAEKPVKVPITGPYTLARWSFNEAYDTEADLAYDLADLVNQEVEKLVEAGAKYVQIDEPALATTPDDHAIVGECLERIVDGIPEDVRIGLHVCYGDYSRIYPEINEFPIDEFDVELCNGGYEQIDVFTDPEFEPDLALGVVDVHTAEVESVEEIKENILEGLKVVPPERLTVSPDCGVKLLPREVARRKMENMVEAAREVEAELDAGEIDVTAPTPKAD from the coding sequence ATGTCCCGGAACGCCGAGAACCGCGAGCAGTTCCGCCCGAACGGACTGGAGACCGACCACTTCCTGCTCACCACCGTCGTCGGAAGCTACCCCAAACCGAAGTGGCTCAACCGCTCGAAGGAACTCGCGGCCGACGAGGAGTCGAAGTTCGACGACGACGACTTGGAGGAGGCGTACGACGACGCCGCGCGCGTCATCACGCACGAACACGAGAACGCCGGCCTCGATACCGTCGTCGACGGCGAGATGCGCCGCGAGGAGATGGTGGAGTACTTCGCCCACCGCATCCCCGGCTACGAGTTCAACGGCCCGGTGAAGGTATGGGGGCACAACTACTTCGACAAGCCCTCCGTCGCCAGCGAAGTCGAGTACGACGAACCCTGGTTAGTGGACGAGTTCGAGTTCACCTCGAACGTCGCCGAGAAGCCCGTCAAAGTTCCCATCACGGGTCCGTACACGCTCGCGCGCTGGTCGTTCAACGAGGCCTACGACACGGAGGCCGACCTCGCCTACGACCTCGCGGACCTCGTGAATCAGGAAGTCGAGAAGTTGGTCGAGGCGGGCGCGAAGTACGTCCAGATAGACGAACCCGCCCTCGCCACGACGCCGGACGACCACGCGATCGTCGGCGAGTGTCTCGAACGCATCGTCGACGGCATCCCCGAGGACGTCCGTATCGGTCTGCACGTCTGCTACGGCGACTACTCGCGCATCTACCCCGAGATAAACGAGTTCCCCATCGACGAGTTCGACGTGGAACTCTGCAACGGCGGCTACGAGCAGATAGACGTGTTCACCGACCCCGAGTTCGAACCGGACCTCGCTCTCGGCGTCGTCGACGTCCACACCGCCGAGGTCGAATCGGTCGAGGAGATAAAGGAGAACATCCTCGAAGGACTCAAAGTCGTCCCGCCGGAGAGACTCACCGTCTCGCCGGACTGCGGCGTGAAACTCCTCCCGCGCGAGGTGGCGCGCCGGAAGATGGAGAACATGGTAGAGGCCGCCCGCGAAGTCGAGGCCGAACTCGACGCCGGCGAGATAGACGTCACCGCGCCGACGCCGAAGGCCGACTGA
- a CDS encoding FAD-dependent monooxygenase has protein sequence MTERERYEAVVVGAGPGGAAAAATLARYGVETLVLERGAEAGSKNVSGGLIYAETSAPVTIDDLFPDFRAEAAERPVTRYYLHNVAGDRVETFDLGALHEHDTEWADAVLRRKMDAWLADRVHEMTRETGGGLLTGVRANGLLRSERGEVVGVTTDELDPIEADVIIAADGVNSELARDAGLMDWADPDEWFQGVKAVVDVPAEAVNDRFAIDEDEGAAHLFSGDLFSDVRGGGFLYTNEDSLSVGTVFHLDSLVAERAEPHELLDALLTHPLLAQWFGDDYREREYAAKLVPDSKKAALREPHAGRLLVVGDAAGQMQAQGPIIKGMNHAVTAGALAGEAFAQARGRGRPEDAGRLYAEKLRDEGVMRKLRPRGYDLVRTVAERDGVTDTVDSLLTSRLGRLGIRALSGSLEGLYGSPRLSAVVPDTRTPYVTLPTVIAEELGTRVADESGVEPPSLEERIGELTYDTDVGNPHITLRDDSYAASGAAVTACPVSAKDFGGGCYREEVVRTNGSEERVVSLDTQPCVECGTCAVVADTEWRHPRGGKGVAFDQG, from the coding sequence ATGACCGAGCGCGAACGCTACGAGGCGGTGGTCGTCGGCGCCGGTCCCGGCGGGGCCGCGGCGGCCGCGACCCTAGCCAGATACGGCGTCGAGACGCTCGTCTTAGAGCGCGGCGCCGAGGCCGGGTCGAAGAACGTCTCGGGCGGTCTCATCTACGCCGAGACGTCCGCCCCGGTGACGATAGACGACCTGTTCCCGGACTTCCGCGCGGAGGCCGCGGAGCGTCCGGTGACGCGCTACTACCTCCACAACGTCGCGGGCGACCGGGTGGAGACGTTCGACTTGGGGGCGCTCCACGAGCACGACACCGAGTGGGCCGACGCCGTCCTCCGGCGGAAGATGGACGCGTGGCTGGCGGACCGCGTCCACGAGATGACCAGAGAGACGGGCGGCGGCCTGCTGACGGGCGTCCGCGCGAACGGCCTGCTCCGAAGCGAGAGGGGGGAGGTCGTCGGCGTCACGACGGACGAACTCGACCCCATCGAGGCCGACGTGATAATCGCCGCTGACGGCGTCAACTCGGAGTTGGCGCGCGACGCCGGCCTGATGGACTGGGCGGACCCCGACGAGTGGTTCCAAGGGGTGAAAGCGGTCGTCGACGTGCCCGCCGAGGCGGTGAACGACCGCTTCGCCATCGACGAGGACGAGGGCGCGGCGCACCTGTTCTCCGGCGACCTGTTCTCGGACGTCCGCGGCGGCGGCTTCCTCTACACGAACGAGGACTCCCTCTCCGTCGGGACGGTGTTCCACCTCGACAGCCTCGTCGCCGAGCGGGCGGAACCGCACGAACTGCTCGACGCCCTGCTGACGCACCCCCTGCTGGCGCAGTGGTTCGGTGACGACTACCGGGAGAGAGAGTACGCCGCGAAACTCGTCCCCGACTCGAAGAAGGCGGCGCTGCGCGAACCTCACGCCGGGCGACTGCTCGTCGTCGGCGACGCCGCCGGGCAGATGCAGGCGCAGGGCCCCATCATCAAGGGGATGAACCACGCCGTCACCGCGGGGGCGCTGGCCGGCGAGGCGTTCGCGCAGGCGCGGGGGCGCGGGCGGCCCGAGGACGCCGGCCGCCTGTACGCCGAGAAACTCCGCGACGAGGGCGTGATGCGCAAGCTCAGACCGCGCGGCTACGACCTCGTCCGGACCGTCGCGGAGCGGGACGGCGTGACCGACACCGTCGACTCCCTCCTCACTTCCCGTCTGGGCCGCCTCGGTATTCGTGCGCTGAGCGGTAGCCTCGAAGGCTTGTACGGGTCTCCCCGGCTCTCCGCCGTCGTGCCGGACACCCGGACGCCGTACGTGACGCTCCCGACGGTCATCGCCGAGGAACTGGGGACGCGCGTCGCGGACGAGAGCGGCGTCGAACCGCCGAGTCTGGAGGAGCGCATCGGCGAACTGACGTACGACACCGACGTGGGCAACCCCCACATCACGCTGCGCGACGACTCCTACGCGGCCAGCGGCGCCGCCGTCACCGCCTGTCCCGTCAGCGCGAAGGACTTCGGCGGGGGCTGTTACCGCGAGGAGGTCGTTCGGACGAACGGGAGCGAGGAGCGCGTGGTGAGCCTCGACACGCAGCCCTGCGTGGAGTGCGGGACGTGCGCCGTCGTCGCCGACACCGAGTGGCGCCACCCGCGCGGCGGCAAGGGGGTGGCGTTCGACCAGGGATGA